Within the Miscanthus floridulus cultivar M001 chromosome 2, ASM1932011v1, whole genome shotgun sequence genome, the region TGCAAGGCACAAGGATTTCTGCTTACCTAGAGCCTGGAGCTGATGAACTATGCAATTTGGGATTTCTCTGTCAGGATTGTTGCCTGCCAGATTACGAAGCACTTCTTCGGGCTCAATACGAATTGAGTTTTACAGAACAGGTACGCATTTGAGTTTCGTGCCACGGGAAAGAGGCCCGTGCGACAGACAGGCGGGCCCCGGGGAGCAGGAGAGTGTGGCCACCACGCCGACACGCTTCGCCATCACCATCAGGCGCGGGAGAGGCTGCGCGTGAGGCGGCCATGGGAACTCGTGTGCCCACCTCGCAGGCCATACAAAAAGCGAAGCGAAGCGAAGCTGCGTCCGGGTCAAAGACGAGAGAAGATCAGGGCGGCAGCCAATCACGGGCCTGAGGCCACCACACTCCCCTCCTGCTACCCTATCACCCTTCCGGCTCATCTCTTCCCTCCCCGGTGCTTAGCCCACGTTCCCACAACATGCAGCAATCCAACATGCGCATAAATTAGGTATGCAAAATAACAGGAGCTTGGAAAGTTGCCAAGGCCTCCAATTTCCACAAAATCTCATAGAGGTCCATGATTTTTCTTCCATGCAAGAACAAGAACTCACCAACTCAAGATACATTTCTTTTGGAAATTTAGAACACAAACAACTGTTATACAAAGAACAATTCATATTTTAGTTTAGCATCTACCATCATATCAAAATTCATGGTAAGCTTCATTAAGATACATTCACACGAAAAAAAGATGTAATAATTGTGTATGCAAACCAAACACATGACCAGGATTATTCTTCCAACGACACAGGAGTTCGCTATAGAACTAATCCGTCATCACGATAAGTTTGTACTCCCTCAGTTTCAAAGtataagtcgctttgaccttTTTAGTTTATCCATTTTGctagatatattattatatttagatgtatagcaaaatggatgtatcaAAAAAactcaaagcgacttataatttgaaacggatggaGTATAAAAGAATAAcaccctctgttctaaattatagatTGTTCTATCTTTTTCAGATACCTAGTTTTTATTATGTACCTAGATATACGATATGTCTAGATATACCTAATAAAAGTTGTGTATCTAGGAAAACCGAATCGACCTATAAATTGAAATAGAGGGAATAATAGAAAAGCTAGTTAAGTTCAGTTTGATAGAAAAGAAGAAGtccaatactccctccgtccctaaataaacCCATTCCTATAATCCgtgttttttaagtttgactaactttataagaAATAGTAACAATATATATGACATAAAATAAGCaccttataaaaatatattatatgataaatctaatgatactaatttaatATTATAAATCTTAACAATTTTTTTCTACAAATTTGGTTAAAATTTAAAAAGATTGACCTTAGACAACTatagaaatctatttattcaaAGATAGAGAGTATGCTATATTTGCTTTCAAAGAAAAAAGAGATATTCGCGGTATGACGAGGGCCCATTCGTAAAATATTTTCATAGGATAGAAAATTCCGGACCGACCCAAAGACCTAGCCCAACGTGTGGGCCCCACACGCCATACCGCTCCGGCGACTCGACAACCCCTCCGCCCGGGCGCCCCTCCTTCCCATCGCCTTTGGCTCCAAGCACTCGTGCTCTTCCTCGGGCCAACGCGAGCCCAAAGCCAATTCCACATCTCCTGCCGCTCTCACCGAGGACCCTTCCCCAAGAACTGCTCCGAGTCCTAGGGCGGGAGAGAGGTAGAGAGAGGAGCCCATAAGAGTTTCTCCTCGCCTCTCTCTCCCTTCCTGCTCATCTGTCTGCGAAAAATTCTTGTCGCATTGGTTTGGTTCCCCTGCGAAAGGAGGCGGCTTTCTGTCTTCCCTGATCTGCATGATGGCGAGCACGGCGTCAgcgaccgccgccgccgtggcatTTGGGGCTGCCGCCAAGCCGCGGGGATCGTCGTCGGCTCCCTGCGCAAGGGTGGCCGCCGGCGGCAGGCGGCGCTCCGGGGTGGTGGTGCGGTGCGACGCCGGCGTGGAGGCCCAGGTGCAGGCGGTGGCCAAGGCGGCCAGCATCGCCGCGCTCGAGCAGTTCAAGATCTCCGCCGACCGTGAGTGCCTTGCCCTCAAATCCGCCGCCGCTGTTGCCTTTCCTGTAACGTTGGGATGACCCGGATTGTAACGGCCCGGCGAACTGATTGATGGATCATTTGCGTTGCTTCGAGGTTATTGCTGCTGCAGTTAGGATTAGTTTTGGTCTTGTACAGGTCAAAAGGTGTGGGTGGTGGCCTGGTGGGGATGGACGAGTAGGTGTGAACTTTGCATTGTCCTGTTGCAATTTTGCCTTGACCAAGCATAACTTGAATATTCATTGTACTACTATTCCTTCGAATTTAGAAATGTTCGCTGCCTAACTTCTTGCCAAGTAAAATTAGTATGTGGAGTAGGATACCAGGTCGCATGGCATCAAAGAGAAAATAGCTTCTGCCATTTTGCAAGGGGTCGTGGGGATGAGGAAACTTCTCGGCATCCAGATTGGAACATCGATTACTTTTTGTTTCTGAACTGAGTCTGGCCGATAATAGGGAATGGAAAGTTACATTTGGGGGGTTTATTCAAGCAGTTATCTGATCGTGGAGCTATATGCTTCACAGATTGGTGGAGCTTCTGTCTGTATAAATATGTTCTCTGGTGAAAATTGAATGGCTATCTTTATCTATATCCACCAAAATTACATGTTGTAAGAACCTAGGAGTAAATGATAGTGTATGTATATTTAACTGTATTCCTATAAGGAGGAGAAATCTAATTTGATAACGGTGTCAAATAATTATATTCATATGCTTTTGCAATCAGCTATTGGTATGCATTTTGTGCAGAGATGTTTTGGGGGTTCTCTTGTTTTGGTCATATTCATCTAGTGTAAGCATGTTATTTTCACCCTTTAGAATTTTCTTGAATAAATCTTTGAAAATAAATTAATAGAGCTTTATATTGATGTGTGACTATATCCATATTATCTATTTCAGAAACAAATTGCTTTGCTCTGTGCAGTGTTTGACAATGTTTTAACTTTATATTCACTACCAGGGTACATGAAGGAAAGGAGTAGCATAGCTGTGATTGGCCTTAGTGTGCACACAGCACCAGTGGAGATGCGTGAAAAACTTGCGGTTGCAGAGGAACTATGGCCCCGTGCTATTCAAGAACTTACGAGTCTAAACCATATTGAAGAGGCTGCTGTTCTTAGTACCTGTAATAGAATGGAAATTTATGTGGTGGCCCTATCATGGAACCGAGGTATCAGAGAAGTAGTGGACTGGATGTCAAAGGTGAGAACCAATTGATCAACTCTATTTGTTAAGTCTGTTGTCTTTTTGCCCCGTTTTCTTGGCTGCTCAAAGACAGATTAGGAGAGATTCCCTAATGCGTGTTTTTTTTGCGATTTCGCAGAAAAGTGGTATTCCTGCTTCTGAGCTTAGGGAGCACCTGTTCATGCTGCGTGACAGTGATGCTACACGCCATCTGTTTGAGGTATCAGCTGGGCTGGACTCTTTGGTTCTCGGTGAAGGACAAATCCTTGCTCAAGTTAAACAAGTTGTGAGAAGTGGACAAAACAGTGGAGGCCTGGGAAAGAACATTGATAGAATGTTCAAGGATGCAATTACAGCTGGAAAGCGTGTGCGTTCTGAGACTAACATATCATCTGGTGCTGTTTCTGTCAGTTCAGCGGCAGTTGAATTGGCCCTGATGAAGCTTCCAAAGTCTGAAGCCCTGTCAGCTAGGATGCTTTTGATTGGTGCTGGCAAAATGGGAAAATTAGTGATCAAACATCTGATTGCCAAAGGATGCAAGAAGGTGGTTGTGGTCAACCGTTCAGTGGAAAGGGTGGATGCAATCCGCGAGGAGACGAAAGATATTGAGATTATGTACAGGCCGCTCTCAGAGATGTATGAAGCTGCAGCTGAAGCTGACATCGTGTTCACGAGCACTGCATCTGAAACCCCATTGTTCACAAAAGAGCACGCAGATGCACTTCCCACTATTTCTGATGCCATGGGTGGTGTTCGGCTTTTCATCGACATATCTGTCCCAAGGAATGTGAGTGCGTGTGTCTCTGAAATTGGCTCCGCACGAGTATACAATGTTGATGACCTGAAAGAGGTGGTGGAAGCCAACAAGGAAGACCGTCTCAGGAAGGCAATGGAGGCGCAGACAATCATCACTGAAGAGCTGAAACGGTTTGAGGCATGGAGGGACTCTCTGGAGACCGTTCCAACCATCAAGAAGCTGAGGTCATATGCCGACAGGATCCGGGCCTCGGAGCTCGAGAAGTGCCTACAGAAGATCGGGGATGACGTTCTCACCAAGAAGATGAGGAGAGCTATCGAGGAGCTAAGCACCGGCATTGTGAACAAGCTCCTCCACGGTCCGCTGCAGCACCTGAGGTGTGACGGCAGTAACAGCCGCACCCTTGATGAGACGCTCGAGAACATGCACGCTCTCAACCGGATTTTCAGCCTCGACACTGAGAAGGCGATCATCGAGCAGAAGATCAAGGCTAAGGTGGAGAAGACCCAAAATTGAGGACATGAAGCAAATTTTCTTAACCGTGTATACATACTCTCCAATCTGATTCCAATTTTTTTGATCATTTCACTTACTGAGCTCCTCCCCTGCTTGCTGAGATGTCAACTGTGCCGCACATTAGCGCCATGGCAGCAGCTCAATCTGTTGAGAGAGAGTGGCAAATTGTCTCTACTCCAGCTGCTTTTCTTTGTACATCAAGAGCTCCATTCTTCTTAATCTTAAGTTATATACTTTATTCGGACGAAATAGACAGGAATCTATCAATGTGGCTGATGTTGTTTTCCTTTGGCATTATACTTCTAAGGTTTACTGATATTGTATACCTTCTACGTTAGCCCTGTATTCAGATTGTTGAGCATTAACATTTCCAAAGAGTTTAACCTTGTTTCTGTAGAGGCCGGATTGGTTTGAGTCATATGCACTTAATTTATTCTGTTTATTTAATGTTAAATAAATAAGTATAATGCCATAATTGGCATTATTCTTAGACTAGTGGCCTGAACTTGCAAGATTAATATAGCATACTGGGGCCATAGCAGCTGGAGCTCGATGTCTCCTAATATATTTTGTTATTATTCTAATAAAAATTTACCACACATCATGAATACTAATCATGTTGCTTTTTTCATATTTAATACTTCTAATCAGTATCAAATATCCAATGTGGCCGTGACTAAATTGCCCACCTGCTGCCCACTGCTGCAGCTGCACCCACCTGCCAGCTCGGCGCGCAGCCACAGCCTTACCTGCATAGCTGCTCCCACCTGCTGCCCATTGTCCTCCTCGCCagtttcctcatcctcctcctagatttccacctccacctccccctcctcgcatgtttcctcctcctccggctacatttggtttttttttttatttttaatccttttttattTAATACTTTAATAATAACCGCAATTGAAAAGATTTTGCGGATCTGACCCTTTTGGTCGAGTCAGTGCCGCTGGCGCGACCAAATAACTTTGTCGCGCCACATGCATTGGCGTGACAAGATCTGCCACGTCGGATGACGTTTCCGACGTGAAAAACCTTGTCACGCTACTCCCGTTGGCGTGACAGTATTGTTCCATCGCGCCACcgggagtggcgtgacaagactcaaacttagaaaaatcataactgttcGATACGATGttagatgaagatgatttttatataaaaattatagatctcgatgagatctacaactttgtagatttgagtttttccatttgaagacgttaagatgctcaaaataATTATATAAAAATTCAGCAGCATAATAATCACATACTATCGCTTGTTGCATTAGAAAAAATAATATCT harbors:
- the LOC136538828 gene encoding glutamyl-tRNA reductase, chloroplastic translates to MMASTASATAAAVAFGAAAKPRGSSSAPCARVAAGGRRRSGVVVRCDAGVEAQVQAVAKAASIAALEQFKISADRYMKERSSIAVIGLSVHTAPVEMREKLAVAEELWPRAIQELTSLNHIEEAAVLSTCNRMEIYVVALSWNRGIREVVDWMSKKSGIPASELREHLFMLRDSDATRHLFEVSAGLDSLVLGEGQILAQVKQVVRSGQNSGGLGKNIDRMFKDAITAGKRVRSETNISSGAVSVSSAAVELALMKLPKSEALSARMLLIGAGKMGKLVIKHLIAKGCKKVVVVNRSVERVDAIREETKDIEIMYRPLSEMYEAAAEADIVFTSTASETPLFTKEHADALPTISDAMGGVRLFIDISVPRNVSACVSEIGSARVYNVDDLKEVVEANKEDRLRKAMEAQTIITEELKRFEAWRDSLETVPTIKKLRSYADRIRASELEKCLQKIGDDVLTKKMRRAIEELSTGIVNKLLHGPLQHLRCDGSNSRTLDETLENMHALNRIFSLDTEKAIIEQKIKAKVEKTQN